AGAACACCGCAAAAATGATTATTGCGAGGGCAATGCTTGGCAATACCTTTGGTTGGTACCGCATGATGTAGATGGGTTGATGGGCCTATTAGGCGGAAAGAAAGCATTCATTGATCGCTTGGATGAATTTATCAACTTGCCCGAAGAGTTGGATAATGCATCACCGGATATCTCCGGATTGATCGGCCAATATGCGCAAGGAAACGAGCCAAACCACCATGTACCTTATCTATATGCGATGGCGGGCGAGCACTGGAAAACAGCCAAATTGGTCAACGAAGCGATGGTGCAAAACTATACCTCAGCGCCAAACGGCCTATGTGGAAATGATGATGCTGGGCAAATGAGCGCCTGGTATGTATTTTCGTCTATGGGATTGTATCCTGCTAACCCGATGAGCGGCGAGTATGTACTAGGATCACCTCGGATGAAGCAGGCATCGATCAACCTGCCAAATGGTAATACCTTTGTGATCGATGCAAAAAATCAAAGCGATGCCAACATTTATATTACATCAGCCAAATTGAACGGTGTGGCATTGAAACGCACGCATATCACACACGAAGAACTCCTAAAAGGCGGCAAGCTGGAGTTGGAAATGAGCAACAAACCAAACAAAAAATTTGGCAAATAACACAAAAGTTAAGTATACTTATTGCTAAACCAGTAGAGAGGATTACATATGTCAGATATTAGTAACATCAATGTCCAGGATATGGAAGATGGAAATGACAAAGATTTCTATCAAAATTTTAAGGAGAAATTGCTCGATGTAGAGCAATTTCCTTCCGTATATAAGTTTAAGTTCATTGTGAAAAGCGACTTGAATAAGGAGCCGGAAATTGAAAAGATTTTTGAGCAGACCAATTCCAAGTTTACCTTTAAGGAATCTAGCGGTGGTAAGTATAAATCTATCACCGTAGCCACCTATGTACAAAGTGCCGACGAAGTGGTGAATTATTACAAATCGGTATCAGAGATTGAATCGGTGATGATGCTTTAGATAGCAATGACGTTATTACATAATAAAGGCTCGCTAAAATAGCGAGCCTTTATTATGTAATATGAAAAACCGGATTATTCTGCTGGTGCAGCAGGTGCTGGCTTCTCTTCGCGTGGAGGGCGTGGTAGTAATGCTTTTCGAGAAAGCTTCAACTTACCTTGCTTATCCACATCTAATAGTTTCACTTTTACAATCTCACCTTCGGTGAATACACCGTCCATATTTTC
This sequence is a window from Sphingobacterium sp. lm-10. Protein-coding genes within it:
- a CDS encoding DUF493 domain-containing protein, translated to MSDISNINVQDMEDGNDKDFYQNFKEKLLDVEQFPSVYKFKFIVKSDLNKEPEIEKIFEQTNSKFTFKESSGGKYKSITVATYVQSADEVVNYYKSVSEIESVMML